The region TGTATTGACCGGCATTCTACCCTTCCCGCTAGTCTGCTGCATCGCTTATTCCAACGCTCGCCCCTATGCCGACTAAGAGCAACAGGCTAAGCTGTCAGACATCCTAGTTTCCCCTTTCGTAATTTCTCCGACTGCCCTTCCGGCCAGGATTCATGATGCGCTGTAACATCCTACAAAGGCTGACAAGATTCTCCGCTTTCGTTTTGATTTTCCAAGCTTTTGTTATTACCGAAACTGTCGCAGACAGCCGCCTTGAAAGTCAGCGACAAAGTTATGACCAGGCAATGAAAGCGCTGAAACAGGGTCAGCACAGCCGCTATTTACAGCTCAAGCAAGGCCTGCGCGACTACCCCCTTTATGCCTATCTTCTGCTTGAAGAAATAAAGCAGCAGGACGCCCCGGCGGACCATGAGGTTCAGGCATTCCTGGTAACACAGGGCGACCTGCCAGCTGCCCAGGGCATAAAAAACAACTGGCTGCAGCGTCTGGCCAAACAGGGCAAATGGGATCTGTTGCGCAAGCACTACGATACAGACAGCCAGAGCACCGAACTGGACTGTCAGCTTACTCTGCACATGTGGCGCGAAGGTAACGCTACGCTAGCCAGACAACGAGCCACTGAATTATGGACCGTTGGCCATTCGCAGCCGGACGCCTGCGACCCGCTCTTCGAAAAGTGGCGGGCCGCCGGAGGCTTGACCGAGCAGGTTGCCTGGGAGCGCCTGCGGTTGGCATTGCTTTATCGTCAGGATGCACTGGCGCGCTACCTGGTGCGTTATCTGCCCAGCCAGAAGGCACTGGCTGAGCGTTTTATCGACGCTGCGACCCAACCCGCCCGTCTCAGTGATACTGACCGGTTCCGGCCAACTGCCGGCAAGTCGAGCGATCGAATGACCGATATTGTCACCGTAGCCCTGCGCCGCATGGCAAGGGATGACGCCGCAGCGGCGATGGCGTTATGGCCGTTCTACCGCGACCTGCCCTTCGCAGAGGACGACAGGCGAGCAATCATTCGTGACATCGGCGTGCGCCTTGCCAAGCGCCACGATCCCCAGGCACTACCTTTCATGGCCGCCAATGATCCAGCGATGACGGATGACCAGGTCAGCGAATGGCGGATTCGCCTGGCCCTGCGCACTGGTCAATGGCGCCAGGCCCACGACCTCACGCAAGCGATGCCGGAATCGTTACAGCAACAGAACCGTTGGCGCTATTGGCGGGCTCGCAGCGCCCAGTTGGCCTTCCCTGAGAGCGACATTACAGGTGAATACGCAGAACTTGCCAAAGAGCGGGACTTCTATGGATTCATCGCCGCTGAACGCAGCCGCAAGCCCTACGCGCTGAACCACAAGCCCGCCGAGGTCGAGCCGCGCGCCCATGCACGGGTAAGCCAGACGGCGGGTATTCGTCGAGCCCGCGAATTCCTCGCCCGCGGCCAGATAGTCAACGCACGCCGCGAGTGGTATCACGCCGGACGCACCTTCAGCCGCGAAGAACTGATCGCGCAGGCGGCCATGGCTCGCGACCTGGGTTGGCACTTCCCCGCTATTCGCGGGATCAGTCAGGCGCAGCACTGGGATGACCTGGATATACGCTTTCCCCTTGCCTATCAGCAACCAATCATCCAGCAGGCTCGCGCTCGGCAGCTCAATCCGACCTGGGTGTACGCCATAACCCGCCAGGAGAGTGGCTTCATGGAGGATGCGCGCTCCCATGCGGGCGCAGTTGGCTTGATGCAGCTTATGCCTGCTACCGCAAGGGAAACTGCGCGCCGCTTCAGCATCGCGCTGAGCAACCCCAACGACGTGCTCCTGCCCGAGCGCAACATTGCCCTGGGCACGGCATATCTGGCCCAGCTGCATGAGCAGTTTCAGGGTAACCGCGTACTGGCTTCAGCGGCATATAACGCCGGGCCGGGGCGCGTGCGCCAATGGACGCGTGACGTCGATCAGCTACCAGCGGACATCTGGATAGAAAATATCCCCTTCGATGAAACACGCCAGTACGTTCAGAGCGTGCTGAGCTACGCAGTGATCTATGGAGACAAATTGGGGATCGAACAGCCCGTTATGAACAACGACGAGCATATGCTGAATTTTCCGGCCCATTGAGCCTTTGAACGGAGGGAGGCTCGGCCACGCAGGTAGCCTGCGTCCGAGCCAGACTAAAAGAAGCCCGTTTCAGTCAGGCAGGCGTTCCAGTCGCTCCCGCACGACTTCGACGAGCTGGTCGGGCTGGAACTTGGAAAGGAAGCCGTCACAGCCGACCTTTTCAACCATCGCCTTGTTGAATGCCCCGGAAAGCGATGTGTGCAGCACCACAAACAGGTCCTTGAGACGCGGATCCTTGCGGATCTCGGCGGTCAGGCGATAGCCATCCATTTCCGGCATTTCTGCATCAGTAATGACCATCAGCAGCCGATCACTGACCTTGCCACCCTCGTCAGCCCAGGCCTGCAACTGGCGGAGTGCACGCAGGCCATCAGTCTGTACATGCATCTGCAGTTCAAGCTGGGAAAGTGTCTCACGCAACTGGTTCATGCCCGTAGGGGAATCATCAACCAGCAATACTTCACGCCCCCGCGCCTTGTTGAGCAACCCGGCATCCAGAAGCGCGTCGCTGACACGCGTATTGAAGGGTACGATTTCCGCCAGCACCTTTTCCACGTCGATGATTTCAACCAGGCGCTGGTTTTCGAGACGCGTAATGGCAGTCAGGTAGTGAGCGCGGCCCGCACTGCGGGGCGGCGGCAGCACAGTGTCCCAGTTCAGATTCATGATGCGGTCGACCGAGCCGACGAGGAACGCCTGAACCGACTGGTTGTATTCGGTGACGATTATGGTGCTTTCGGCGCTGACCGTCTGTGCCCGCATGCCAATCGCGGCAGAGAGATCGATAACCGGGATCGCCTGGCCGCGCAAATGGATAACACCCAGCACATGCGGATGCCGCTTGGGTACCTGCGTCATCCGTGGCAACTGCAGCACTTCACGAATCTTGAATACGTTGAGTGCAAAGAGCTGCGGCCCAGCCAGCCTGAACAGGAGAATCTCCAGACGATTCTCGCCTACAAGGCGCGTCCTCTGGTCTACGGTATCCAACACTCCGGCCATATTGCCCTCGTCAAATCAGTCAGCTTTACGGCCTTGCGCCACCAGCCAAGGATACCGCTTTGTTACAGCAATTTCAGTAGCCGGCAACTATCCGCTCAGTAGTACGCATTCTCGGTGACGGTGTGGTCTGTGACGTCACGCACGGCCGTCAATTCGGGAATACGGGCCACCAAGGTCTTCTCGATACCTTCCTTCAGCGTCACGTCGACCATACCGCAGCCCTGGCAACCGCCGCCGAACTGCAGAATGGCGACCCCGCCCTCTACCACATCGACCAGCTTGACCTCTCCGCCGTGGCTGGCCAGACCCGGATTGATCTCGGTCTGCAGCAGATAGTTGATGCGATCATTCAACGGACTGTTGTCGTTGACCATGGGCACTTTGGCATTCGGCGCCTTGATGGTCAGCTGCCCGCCCATACGGTCGGTGGCGTAATCCACGACCGCATCTTCCAGAAAAGGCTCACTGATGGTGTCAATCCAGACGCCAAATGAATCCAGCTGCAGCAGGCGGTCTTCCGGCTTTTCCTCACCTGGCTTGCAGTAGGCGATGCAGGTCTCCGCATAGGGAGTACCCGGCTGGGTAATGAATACCCGGATACCAATACCGGCGGTGTCCTGTTTTGCCAGCAACTCAGCCAGATAGGCTTCAGCTGCGGAGGTAAGAGTAATGCCTGCCATGTAATGCCTCATACGCGATGGGTTTCAATAGCGCTAGTGTACGGGAGATGACTGACCGGATAAAGTCCCACTGTTTTGGTAGGGTATTTCCAGCCGTGACTCAATGGCCCGCAGCCGCGGCAATTCAGTGTTGCAGACGCATCTGTTAGACTAGCCGGCTATCCAGTACGTAATCCCCGGAGTCCCAATGCTTGATCTGAACGCTCGATTGACCGCCCTGCATGAGGCGCTGCGCCAGCGCATCCTGATTCTCGACGGTGGCATGGGAACCATGATCCAGAGCTATCGACTCGAAGAATCCGATTTCCGTGGCGAACGCTTTGCCGATTGGCCGACCGATCTCAAGGGCAATAATGACCTGTTGATCCTGACGCGGCCGGATGCCATTGGCGCCATGGAGAAAGCCTATCTCGACGCCGGCGCGGATATCATTGAAACCAATACCTTCAACTCGACACGGGTTTCACAGGCTGACTACGGCATGCAGGAGCTGGCATACGAGCTCAACCTTGAAGGCGCACGGCTGGCACGCAGCGTTTGTGATGCGAAGACTGCCGAAACACCGGAGCGTCCACGCTTTGTCGCCGGGGTGCTGGGGCCGACCAGCCGAACCTGCTCGCTGTCCCCGGATGTCAATAACCCCGGCTACCGCAACGTCACCTTTGACGAACTGGTCGACAATTACAGCGAAGCCACGCGCGGGTTGGTAGAGGGCGGCGCCGATCTGATTCTTATAGAAACCATATTCGATACGCTCAATGCCAAGGCGGCCATATTCGCCGTTCAGCAAACCTTCGACGATCTTGGTGTCGAACTGCCGATCATGATATCCGGCACCATCACCGATGCCTCAGGCCGCACACTGTCAGGCCAGACCACCGAAGCGTTCTGGAACTCGGTACGCCATGCCAACCCGCTGTCGGTCGGTTTGAACTGTGCGCTGGGCGCCAAAGAGCTGCGCCCCTATCTGGAAGAGTTATCCGACAAGGCTGATACGCACATTTCGGCGCACCCCAACGCGGGCCTGCCCAACGAGTTTGGCGAGTACGACGAATCGGCTGCCGAGATGGCCGAGATCGTCGAAGAATTCGCCGCGGCGGGCTTCCTGAATATTGTTGGTGGTTGCTGCGGTACGACGCCAGACCACATCAGGGCAATTGCCGAGGCTGTCGCCAAGTATCCGCCACGCCAGATCCCGGACATTCCCAAAGCCTGCCGCTTGTCCGGTCTCGAGCCTTTCACCATCACCCGCGAATCGTTGTTCGTGAACGTGGGCGAGCGCACCAATATAACCGGCTCGGCCAAGTTTGCCCGCCTGATCCGCGATGAGAATTACACCGAGGCGCTGGATGTCGCACTCCAGCAGGTCGAGGCAGGCGCACAGATCATCGACATCAATATGGATGAAGGCATGCTGGATTCGAAGAAGGCCATGGTGACCTTCCTCAATCTGATTGCTGGAGAGCCGGACATCTCCCGCGTGCCGATCATGATCGACTCCTCGAAATGGGACATCATCGAGGCCGGCCTCAAATGCATCCAGGGCAAGGGCATCGTCAACTCCATCTCGATGAAGGAAGGCGAAGAGCAGTTCCGCGAGCACGCCCGCCTGTGCAAACGCTACGGCGCCGCAGTCATTGTCATGGCCTTCGACGAGAAAGGCCAGGCCGATACAGCCGCGCGCAAGCGTGAAATCTGCAAGCGGTCCTACGATATCCTGGTCAACGAAGTCGGCTTCCCGCCGGAAGACATTATCTTTGACCCGAATATCTTCGCCATCGCCACCGGTATCGAGGAGCACAACAACTACGCCGTCGATTTCATCGACGCCTGTCGTTATATCCGCGATCACCTTCCCTACGCCCTCACCTCCGGCGGCGTGTCCAACGTGTCGTTCTCGTTCCGGGGCAACAACCCGGTGCGTGAGGCGATCCACTCGGTATTCCTATTCCACGCGATCAAGGCTGGCCTGACCATGGGTATCGTCAATGCCGGTCAGCTGGAGATCTATGACGAGATTCCGCCCAAGCTGCGGGATATCGTCGAGGACGTCGTGCTTAATCGCTCCGAGGGCGGCACCGAAGCCCTCTTGAATATTGCCGATGAGTACAAGGGAGACGGCAGCGTAAAGGAAGCCGAAAGCGAAGAATGGCGCAGCTGGAGTGTGGATGAGCGCTTGTCGCACTCACTGGTCAAGGGCATTACCACGCATATCGTTGCCGACACCGAGGAGGCCCGCCAACAATGCGCGCGGCCGATTGAAGTGATCGAAGGACCGCTCATGTCCGGCATGAACGTAGTCGGTGATCTGTTCGGCTCGGGCAAGATGTTCCTACCGCAGGTAGTGAAATCCGCGCGCGTGATGAAACAGGCGGTGGCCCACCTGATCCCCTTTATCGAAGCGGAAAAAGGCGACAAACCGGAAGCCAAGGGCAAGATCCTGATGGCGACGGTCAAGGGTGACGTGCATGACATCGGCAAGAACATCGTTGGTGTGGTGCTGGGCTGCAACGGCTACGATGTGGTGGATCTGGGCGTGATGGTGCCCGCCGACAAGATCCTGAAAACCGCCATCGAGGAAAAATGCGACATCATCGGTCTGTCAGGCCTGATCACGCCCTCGCTGGATGAAATGGTCCATGTCGCCCGCGAAATGCAGCGACAGGGCTTTACCCTGCCGTTAATGATCGGCGGCGCCACCACTTCCAAGGCGCACACCGCGGTCAAGATCGACCCGCACTACAAGAACGATGCGGTGGTTTACGTTACCGACGCGTCGCGCGCAGTAGGTGTCGCCACAACGCTTCTTTCCAAGGAGCTGAAACCAGCCTTTGCAAGCAAAACGCGGGAGGATTATGCGCTTATCCGTGAGCGCACCGCCAACCGCTCCGCCCGTACCAAGCGCCTTGAATACAAGGCTGCCGTTGCCGCCGGTCCGCAATTCGATTGGGATGGTTACACTCCGGTCAAGCCAACCTTTACCGGCGCCCGGGTTCTGGATGATATCGACCTCAGAGTGTTGGTTGATTACATCGACTGGACGCCGTTCTTCATCTCCTGGGACCTGGTCGGTAAATATCCGCGCATCTTCGATGACGAAGTCGTCGGCGAAGCCGCTACATCTCTGTTCAATGATGCGCAGACCATTCTCAACAAGCTCATCGATGAAAAGCTGGTCCGCGCCCGGGCGGTGTTCGGTTTCTGGCCTGCCAATCAGGTCGATCATGACGATATCGAGCTGTACGACGAAGCCGGACAACCTATCAAGCGGTTGCACCATTTGCGCCAGCAGATCGAGAAAACCGATGGGAAGCCCAACTTCTCGCTAGCGGATTTCGTCGCACCGAAGGATAGCGGTCTGACCGACTATGTGGGTGGTTTCATCACCACGGCGGGCATTGGCGCCGAGGAAGTATCCAAGGCCTATCAGGACGCTGGTGACGATTACAATGCGATCATGGTCAAGGCGCTGACTGACCGGCTGGCGGAGGCCTGCGCTGAATGGCTGCACCAGCAGGTCCGCAGGGAATATTGGGGTTACGATCCAGAGGAACAGCTAAGCAATGAGGAGCTGATCAAGGAGCGGTACAAGGGGATTCGTCCGGCTCCTGGCTACCCCGCCTGCCCCGATCACACAGAAAAAGCAGCACTCTTCGAACTATTGGATCCGCAGGGTGAATCCGGTGTGACGCTGACGGAACATTTCGCCATGTTCCCGACTGCTGCGGTCAGCGGCTGGTATTTTGCTCACCCTGAAGCGCAATATTTTGCGGTCGGCAAGATCGACAAGGATCAGGTCGAGAGCTATAGCCAACGCAAAGGGCAGGATATCGAAATCACCGAGCGCTGGCTGATGCCCAATCTCGGTTACGACCTGTAGCAACAGGACGAACGGTGGCGCAGCCGTCTGCGCTGCGTCACCGCCCTCCTCTGAAACTCCCATGACTCCACTTGAAATCGCCGCCGCATTGCTCGGCACGCTATCGGTATGGCTGACGGTTCGACAGAACCCGCTCTGCTGGCCGGTCGGGTTATGTATGGTCGTGCTGTACGCGTGGTTCTTCCAGAGCACCGGCCTGTATTCGCAGGTACTGTTGCATAGTGTGTATGCAGCACTGCAACTGTACGGCTGGTGGCAATGGACCCGTGGCGGTGCATCGAACACGCGACTTGAAGTGTCCTTGGCCGGCCCAGTGGAGATCGCCACTGGTGTGGCGCTGGCTGCGCTGGCCAGCCTTGCGCTCGGCGCCCTGATGGCCGGTTATACGGATGCGGTCTACCCGCGCCTTGACGCTGCGTTGAC is a window of Pseudomonas sp. gcc21 DNA encoding:
- the nfuA gene encoding Fe-S biogenesis protein NfuA, yielding MAGITLTSAAEAYLAELLAKQDTAGIGIRVFITQPGTPYAETCIAYCKPGEEKPEDRLLQLDSFGVWIDTISEPFLEDAVVDYATDRMGGQLTIKAPNAKVPMVNDNSPLNDRINYLLQTEINPGLASHGGEVKLVDVVEGGVAILQFGGGCQGCGMVDVTLKEGIEKTLVARIPELTAVRDVTDHTVTENAYY
- the metH gene encoding methionine synthase — its product is MLDLNARLTALHEALRQRILILDGGMGTMIQSYRLEESDFRGERFADWPTDLKGNNDLLILTRPDAIGAMEKAYLDAGADIIETNTFNSTRVSQADYGMQELAYELNLEGARLARSVCDAKTAETPERPRFVAGVLGPTSRTCSLSPDVNNPGYRNVTFDELVDNYSEATRGLVEGGADLILIETIFDTLNAKAAIFAVQQTFDDLGVELPIMISGTITDASGRTLSGQTTEAFWNSVRHANPLSVGLNCALGAKELRPYLEELSDKADTHISAHPNAGLPNEFGEYDESAAEMAEIVEEFAAAGFLNIVGGCCGTTPDHIRAIAEAVAKYPPRQIPDIPKACRLSGLEPFTITRESLFVNVGERTNITGSAKFARLIRDENYTEALDVALQQVEAGAQIIDINMDEGMLDSKKAMVTFLNLIAGEPDISRVPIMIDSSKWDIIEAGLKCIQGKGIVNSISMKEGEEQFREHARLCKRYGAAVIVMAFDEKGQADTAARKREICKRSYDILVNEVGFPPEDIIFDPNIFAIATGIEEHNNYAVDFIDACRYIRDHLPYALTSGGVSNVSFSFRGNNPVREAIHSVFLFHAIKAGLTMGIVNAGQLEIYDEIPPKLRDIVEDVVLNRSEGGTEALLNIADEYKGDGSVKEAESEEWRSWSVDERLSHSLVKGITTHIVADTEEARQQCARPIEVIEGPLMSGMNVVGDLFGSGKMFLPQVVKSARVMKQAVAHLIPFIEAEKGDKPEAKGKILMATVKGDVHDIGKNIVGVVLGCNGYDVVDLGVMVPADKILKTAIEEKCDIIGLSGLITPSLDEMVHVAREMQRQGFTLPLMIGGATTSKAHTAVKIDPHYKNDAVVYVTDASRAVGVATTLLSKELKPAFASKTREDYALIRERTANRSARTKRLEYKAAVAAGPQFDWDGYTPVKPTFTGARVLDDIDLRVLVDYIDWTPFFISWDLVGKYPRIFDDEVVGEAATSLFNDAQTILNKLIDEKLVRARAVFGFWPANQVDHDDIELYDEAGQPIKRLHHLRQQIEKTDGKPNFSLADFVAPKDSGLTDYVGGFITTAGIGAEEVSKAYQDAGDDYNAIMVKALTDRLAEACAEWLHQQVRREYWGYDPEEQLSNEELIKERYKGIRPAPGYPACPDHTEKAALFELLDPQGESGVTLTEHFAMFPTAAVSGWYFAHPEAQYFAVGKIDKDQVESYSQRKGQDIEITERWLMPNLGYDL
- the pnuC gene encoding nicotinamide riboside transporter PnuC is translated as MTPLEIAAALLGTLSVWLTVRQNPLCWPVGLCMVVLYAWFFQSTGLYSQVLLHSVYAALQLYGWWQWTRGGASNTRLEVSLAGPVEIATGVALAALASLALGALMAGYTDAVYPRLDAALTAFSLLAQLAMALKRLQCWILWIVLDVMYVALFFHQGFYLTTALYVIFVLLAVLGWRQWRASMVSTRCV
- a CDS encoding transglycosylase SLT domain-containing protein, producing the protein MRCNILQRLTRFSAFVLIFQAFVITETVADSRLESQRQSYDQAMKALKQGQHSRYLQLKQGLRDYPLYAYLLLEEIKQQDAPADHEVQAFLVTQGDLPAAQGIKNNWLQRLAKQGKWDLLRKHYDTDSQSTELDCQLTLHMWREGNATLARQRATELWTVGHSQPDACDPLFEKWRAAGGLTEQVAWERLRLALLYRQDALARYLVRYLPSQKALAERFIDAATQPARLSDTDRFRPTAGKSSDRMTDIVTVALRRMARDDAAAAMALWPFYRDLPFAEDDRRAIIRDIGVRLAKRHDPQALPFMAANDPAMTDDQVSEWRIRLALRTGQWRQAHDLTQAMPESLQQQNRWRYWRARSAQLAFPESDITGEYAELAKERDFYGFIAAERSRKPYALNHKPAEVEPRAHARVSQTAGIRRAREFLARGQIVNARREWYHAGRTFSREELIAQAAMARDLGWHFPAIRGISQAQHWDDLDIRFPLAYQQPIIQQARARQLNPTWVYAITRQESGFMEDARSHAGAVGLMQLMPATARETARRFSIALSNPNDVLLPERNIALGTAYLAQLHEQFQGNRVLASAAYNAGPGRVRQWTRDVDQLPADIWIENIPFDETRQYVQSVLSYAVIYGDKLGIEQPVMNNDEHMLNFPAH
- a CDS encoding chemotaxis protein CheV, with the translated sequence MAGVLDTVDQRTRLVGENRLEILLFRLAGPQLFALNVFKIREVLQLPRMTQVPKRHPHVLGVIHLRGQAIPVIDLSAAIGMRAQTVSAESTIIVTEYNQSVQAFLVGSVDRIMNLNWDTVLPPPRSAGRAHYLTAITRLENQRLVEIIDVEKVLAEIVPFNTRVSDALLDAGLLNKARGREVLLVDDSPTGMNQLRETLSQLELQMHVQTDGLRALRQLQAWADEGGKVSDRLLMVITDAEMPEMDGYRLTAEIRKDPRLKDLFVVLHTSLSGAFNKAMVEKVGCDGFLSKFQPDQLVEVVRERLERLPD